The window TTCAGTGCTACATAACTCGAAAATCCCTCTTTCTTCCACTAGGTACTTTCACCCGGAAGCAAACATGATCTCAAACTTGAATGGAGCAACGTTGCCATTTGAAATGTTACACAATTCTGTGTTTTAAAGGGTCCCTCTGGAGCCCCCTCATACCTTCATCAATCAACGTTTGCAGACTCCTCCCGCCGAACCTAATACTCCTCTTCCAGTCCTTACTGGAGGCCCTTCCGCAGAGCGCCTCGAACTCGCTCGGCGTGTACCAACTGGAGCCCAACTTGATGCAGCGGCCTCTGCCCCCCGAGCCGAACCTGTTCTTGTGCAGCTCCGCCGAGGTGTTCTTGCACCTGACCGGCAGCACCGGCAGACTCGCCGCCTCGTTCCACGAGCCCAGGTTGGGCCCGGACACCGTCACCGGCGTGGAGACGGCCCCCGCCTCCGAGACGTCGCCCTGGATGACGATGGTCTTGAGCTCGGCCCCCGAGCCGTCGGTGGCGATGTAGCCGTTGTTGTCGACGCACAGCATCGGCTTGAAGTGGGGCAGCTGGTCCTGGGTGATGACGTTGAAGGTGCTGGTGATGAGCGAGCCCACCGGCAGGGACACCGGGACGCCCGCATGGCGCACCGAGACGGCGGAGACGCGCGCCTGCTTCACGTCCACGGAGGAGTCGCCATTCTCGCCGCCATCGTGCTCGCTCGCGAGCTGTTCGGCTTCGGAAATGTCCGGTAGGACGACGCCTTCCGAGTTTGAGTTCTCCATGGACGAAAACGCGGACACGACGACGTTTACCAAGGGTTTTTCGGAGGAAGCGGTCTCGAAGAGGTGGAGGAGTTTAACGGATTTACATGACGCCACTTGGGGTGATGACGATGACGGATGCACGGTTGGTTACTACACTTGCCGATATGCAGGCGGCGTGCAAGGGGCCGCGCATGCGCCGCgccatttttgaattttacgCTCCGTTTTTCACAATGTAAgcgaattttaattaagacaATTAACCCATTTTACGACATTCCGTGAAAGAATTCAATCAAAATCAGcttcaaaaacaaagaaattcaGATTCAAGCTGCAAATTTGTTACTGTTTATCCTTGATGGTGATTGGTGGTGGATATGTAAAGTGAAAGGTgcaaaaattacgtaatttttagataaatatctaataagtaataataacaatgaataaatgaaaacaATAAGATTCAGAATTGTggttcttttattaaaaaatttataaaaaatgccaatttttcaaaaatcactgcgaagtcgcgtatgaatatttttcgataaatttgtaacagaaaaactcagaatatcCCGTAGTTATAGCAGTAGTCgatttttacttgaaacacgcaggtaatgtacagggtgtgccaaaacacaaaaagttgaataactcatttttttcaaatgaaacaccatatatttctttacacgcatcgatagcatttttcataagctttctaatgatatgcggtttgtatagcaaatttgaatatttcttaaagtgttaaaaaaatgttcttttttatttattttattattaatttttgatgagCAAAGtgaatttatgtatcaagtaataattaaaatactaatgtaattaatcACATTAGtatatatcaaaaaataaattaccatttgacttttaagataacaaattttcttgtactaaaatgttttttttttttaaatctcgaaaaatgtcttaaatttgctatgcaaaccgTATACCATTAGAAACCTTATgcaaaatgctatcgatatgtctaaaaaatacatggtgttccatttgaaaaaaaaaattgtttaatttttttaacatttgtgaagtaaaagtcgactatttagGTAAAACTGCAAggtattctgagtttttctgtggtaaattttcagaaaatattCATTGGCGACTttgtagtgatttttcaaaaattggtcttttttataacgaaaagttgaatagtTTCGAAACGAAAACAGATAGacctataataatttatacaaagttacattattttttgtgtagaatttaattatgcaaaaatatttagggtgttctactaaaaataatatatcttTTGTTCACCACACCtagtgtataataaaaatatttttagtttatgtaataaaaacgGTATGactatattttaaatagcaaaaaaattatagaccgGTAACACCGgccacccctgggtcaccctgtatatgtaGTTAAATAAATACGTATTTAAACTTCTTCACCTCTACGAATTGaacgaaaactttaaattttttttaaaaaatacgaacccattgtttacctcaataaaatattaattctcttttcaacaaaaaatgttaggtATTATTAGCTATTTTATCGATAACATTGTAATATTGCCTGGACAAatcattaatgaaaaaattgtttgggaTACTCCtacaaagtataaaaaattttatcaccataGTCTTAAGTCTTAAGAGCTTTAGAAACGATTTCTTTACTCACAAATTCGTTACAGTTAGTttgaattttgagaaattttttatactttttttatcaCCGTTTTTCACTTAAACCATATGTCACGGATGAAGGTCTGAAAAAAGATTTTGTTTGATTGATATTCATTAcatcttttcaaaaaatccacCTCAAGTGATTTTATAACAAGAAACTGAAGAAACAAGGCATATTTAGTTAGAATCAATAActtaagattttattttcaataaagtgCGTTATGAAATCGTCAAAACGAGTAAGTGAAGGTATAAAAAAGTTGCCGCTCTCTACTGGTTCGACAAAAGTTCACTCTGAAAgcgtatttttttctattataaaGACCCCTGTAAACCCTGAAACAAATGGTCCGTTTTTGtatataaagtataaagttttacataATATAACGTTTAGAAAAGAGTATAGAATATAATGTTGATTGTTGTTTGTCCATGACAACGGTCAGCGTTTCGCTTCTCCagggaataaataaatagacaaaaatatttaaaaaatgggaTATCTAATTCCGTTTTCTGAAGTTAAAGTTCAAGTTGATAAATGATAAGTGGTTCTAAAATAGCATAACGACGATGCATGCAAACTACAGACGTTCACAAATTGACACACCAACTCAGTGGGATATGGTAGAAAAACGCTTagatataaaggtaaaaatatcaaaaaaatgtgaGCTATTacgaattttgtaattaatctGTGTTATGGCGTTTGAAAAAAGATGAATCCCATGCGAAACAGTAATATCGATATCTAAGGAAGTGATCTTCGTACTCAAAAGTGAACACAGTGAAACCTCCTTTAatggacacctcttcacaacggacatttttgtaggaacgtaatAAAACCTATATTACCATTTCCAACTTCCAGTTGGACActtctccacaacggacaattaaagagTCCCCATCAGTgcccgttgttgagaggttttactgtatagTGAAAAATACCTCAATTTGCTTTATTCAAATATTGAAAGTTTCTGATGTTAACACTTCTCTAGcaactttgaaattatcaaCCCCAAcatatttctcaaaattcgGTGAAAAGTTTCCTTACAAACGGaaaattaagtcaaatttAGTTCGTTATGAGCGGGTACTTacactatttaatttttttgcaaagtaTTAGATACCTGTTACATGGtaactgttattttttataacggATGACTATTAAAGTTTCGGTTCACTTCGATACgaaatgtaattattaaagTGTGCTAATCAGCTACAAATAATTACactttatcagtttaaacactGCATTGGTTTTACGCAAGTGTCaaacacattttattattcaataaaaCACAGTTTAATGGTCTTTATTGGTTTTATAAAACTTCAACCATCAGCGTATCGCTGAAACACTCACCagtgacaaaataaaatacttgagATAACCCATGACAAGCACAAATAGTCTACATATAGTTATGTAACgtcataaaataaatgaaaaattacaaattagcCCGTTTTTGTTTCTTCAACCCTTCGGCGATCTTCTGTCCCAAACCAGCATCCACTTGAGTGAAATTCCTGATAGCCCTTTCTTGGATAAAATCAGCGGCGTCTTTCAAATTCCCGACAATATTCGCAATCAACCTGTCCCGAGCCCCCTGATCCAAAGTCTTCTGGTAGAACACCCTTGATTGGCTGTAGTTATCCTCATCGCCAGAATCGTAACGATTGGCGTCTCCTGACACAGCAAACGGAACGTTCAAAGCCTTCGCCCTCGAGTCCCCATCAGGCCCGTTGAAACTATTGGGGTGGTAGTTGGGGGCGCCCCCTTGATTGTTAATCGCCTGGGGGCCGTCGCGCTGATAATTGCGCACTTTGAAGGGACAGTTGACGGGGAGTTGGAGGTAATTGGCCCCCAAACGGTGACGGTGCGTGTCCCCGTAGGAGAAGAGCCTCCCCAGGAGCATTTTATCGGGGGATGGTTCAATACCTGAAAGCATTTTAGACAGTTTTGAAATCATTGCAATGTCTGTGCTGATAACGACTGCAtcttttcacattttattaattcgaaaacgctacattttacaaaacaatacaagagtcaaaaaaatttctaaatggAATGGACCTTCAAATTATAGTAACACCAAACTCAAAATAATTTGTGCTACAAAGTTATGAAACACTTTATATGAATCAGGTCGTCATAGCCCCCTCTAACAATGTTCTACAACCTTACAATGTGcagtattttataaaaataaaaatttttggtgtaataaaaaacaaattatcaaattatttttaatgcttaatATAAGgttgctattttttaaaaatttgaaaacaacaACGGAAAAATCTAAGTTACAAATTCTCAAATAcgattataaaatatttaaaaatgaatgatGCAGAATgagcaaatccaaaaattttcaaagaaccctaaatatttcgaaaacagctTTAGGTGTAGggaaaaatgatgaaaatgGCAGTAAAAGACAAATACTTTCATTTAGAATAAGAAAGTTTATACCGAGTTCCGATATCACCAgtacaaacttttatttagataaatatctttatttaaAGTCACAATACTTTTACTGTGCACTTTACACGGAACAGCCTAAACATTGGCTTATCTAAGACTTTTAATAAGCTAGATCATGGTAAACTTTGACAAAAACTATACAGCATTGGGTTATCATATCACtgtctttagtttttttttatttttacttaacgTGATCAAGTTATCTTTTACTTGCTATTTAATGCTTTCACCAATGTCACAGCAGTTGATTTTAACATTACTATTCGCCAACTATCTCAAAATCTTTCGTACAATATCATTATGACTAAATTTGCAAACAGacctatttaaaatttataactggTGCAGTAAACAAGGTTCACATATTCTAAAAAATCTGAGATATTTTTGCAAGATTACAGTTACAATGTTATATAAATACTACAGAGTGAACACACATTGAGTGTACACACAATACATCTACATCACTACCATtaacttaaattttgaattcaaTATAAATAGTATTTGAACACTTGAAATTTCTTTTGGCCGAACCAagactattttattattggtaattttttaaaaaaatccttgaacaggtcaatttacttttttttaatgacaaccgTCATTGTGTTcactatttaaaaatgaataaaaaatattgacaaactaACACAAaaggctttatttttttgttcttgctttattttacaaGAAGCAATTGTTTTCATACTAAAAAACAAGATGAaacataaacacaaaaaatcaccacctataaaataatgcaacaaaattgcaagaaaaggtaaatctctatataaaactttcaattaattttttgtttttttttaatttttttgcttcattttttggaattttctaTTCTTACCAGAAAGATAACTATTTGaaacagtaataaaaaaatgtcggttgatatttaaaaaaatttaaaataatgtcattactcaaaaacgaatgacatCATAAGTGACACTATGGTGTTAAAattaagcattaaaaaaaataaaatcgacctaggccatcaaaaatttttgaatcttcaattaaaactgaaaaatatttatattagccaacaagtatttatgatctaatgattttttaaactctaATTGATCCAAAAAAAGCATaataaatttgcaattaatgaaaaatatttgtttttagatataaaatggcaagcttatATTGTCAttcaattttctaattaatgaTGAACTttcggaaaaagaaaaatcttattaattgtatgattgactgtcaataaaattttattttacaaaaaaatttcaatccaAACGCCCAAATCAAATCATttctagtaaaaaaatactattatcaacgtcacctccattgcAGTTCACACAATCATAATAAAGTGTTATCTAATAGTACTGacactttgttttaaattttctgcatatttttcatgtaattaATATCTGCAAAAATCGTATATTCGTTCAACTTTAATGTagcttattttttactttcatgATCGTTCACAAAACCTCTAGACCATTTACCCCTTTtatatgaaataattttttcattgccAACAACTATGAAATAGTATTGTATTGTATTGACACTTTGCAaggagaaaaaaattcttactcAGGATATGTGTTGCCAACGATTTTGCAAATATTGCACAGTGAATCTAAAATggtagatttaaaattttgttaaagtataaaaacccgctttgataaaattttagatttagaGCAGACCATAcattttttccacttgttCTTTGCCActattcaaattaaattggatTAACAAAgataaagaaagtgaaaagTATTCTTTTCTAAAACAAATGTTGACCGATGAAATTCAAAAAGAATTTAGCGATGATGTATGTAAAGTCAAATCCCCTTTTTACCAAGATGCAATTGTTTTCGATTTGATGATGGATACCAGTACTCCCAGAGATGATGTGTTAGAGAATACTGCAGTCATCgaaattttaacttatttattaaagtcttcggaaaaaaacatttaaatgttAAAGTCATATccgacaattttgaaaatgtttaaaaaatacaatgtaaTTTTACCATCTTCCGCTCCAGTTGAGCGTATGTTTAGTGTAGGTGGCCAAATATTGACCCCTcagagaaataaattatctgatgaacatttcgaaaatttatttttttttaaataaattagattaaaatGATTAGATAGGTTTTAGAATATGTAAGTAAAGTAAATTAGATAGTATTATGaacatgtaaataattttgtattggTATTGATGGGTGATTGTAGTACCCTCAagttcgtcaagttttacactcagacACTTTTCacctatttgtaatttatctaaaattctaaaaaaaatcgtatgtgattctattgtatagaagaacgatttgaccaatttttaaaatgcttACTTGTATGgtgtattttttcactttcgcttAGTTAACTATAGTCTAATGTCAACGATCTTTGGTCCATAGGTGTATTTTGAGGTAGTGCATCGaagtgcctaattaaatttttgagaaaatgtgtcgttgatttttaatttctgttttgatattggggcagcttttttcccatgaattttggtaaaattgtaaatcacttcCACAAAAGGTCTCCATCAGGGTtgtggttttcaaaaatttattgcatttgtcgtaaaattggcACGCGATCATTGTTGGGTTTGAAGGTTGAGGCAgctggtaagaatttttcaggccCGGATTACCATTTATTTGATGTGTTTACTCTAAATGGAATGTTAATCTTTAAATCTTACGACAATGGTTCATGCGAATTGCAAACGAAGAATTCGTTTGTGTTTAGACCAAAATAGTCATCAATTAGAACatctgatgtaattttttaataaaaacatttttaacacttaGTGTGCTTATTCCGGTCCTGGCTTTAAAACCACCCGATGGGACCGTGCCgctagttgtaaaatttctgcaGTCATTACTGTTATTGGGGTAGGTAGTGGGTCCTTTTGTAGCGGAAATTTATCACTACTCAGTCTTGTCCCTCATAAATTATACTGAAATTTCCGatgaataatatcaaaatggcttttaatcccattctaacgatttttttcaagtcaaattttttcagaataattttatttcgcatttccgatccattgatgtaaaaaacagctaatgtgattttttggtcaaatggttttttcttttttattggacaaatgaatcaatagaaaaaaatatttttttcctagcGAAATTGGATATCAGTACATtggaatatatttttttaatcttagtGTTTATACTTTCCTATCCTTAAATTTATAATCCCCACTaagtatttaaatacttttaaatacattactaatgtaattgtatttggaattaaatgcattttcaaaaattgtatttgaattacatttaattactttgccaaaaaagtatttgtatttgtatttaaatacttctaaaatgtatttttaacataactgaattaataataataataataataataataataataataataataatgaacatAATAATACCTGGGATCATATGGGCTGGACTAAACGCGATTTGCTCCACCTCTGCGAAGTAGTTCTCCGGGTTGCGATTGAGCGTAAATTTGCCCACGGGAATGAGAGGGTACTCGCCATGGGGCCAAACTTTGGTCAAATCAAACGGATTGAATTTGCAAGCGGCGGCTTGCTCCATGGTCATGACTTGAATGTAGGTGGTCCATGATGGGTAATTACCATTGGCGATGGCATTGTACAAATCTCTCAACCCATAATCTGGGTCAGTCGAAGCCAACTGTGCTGCTTTCTGCACGTCCAGATTCCTAATCCCCTGGTCAGTCTTGTGGTGGAATTTGCAATACACGGCTTTACCCTCAGCGTTCACCAGCTTGAAAGTGTGCGACCCATAACCATTCATGTGTCTGAACCCATCCGGGATCCCCCTATCCGAAAACACGAACATGGTCTGATGGGTCGTCTCCGGCCTCAAGGTGATAAAATCCCAGAACATGTTGGCGTCTTTTAGGTGCGTCTGAGGGTTGCGTTTCTGGCTGTGTATGAAGTGGGGGAAGAGGATGGGGTCCCGGATGAAGAATATGGGCGTGTTGTTGCCCACCAGGTCCCAGATGCCGTCTTCGGTGTAGAACTTCATGGCGAAGCCGCGGGGGTCGCGGACGGTGTCGGCGGAGCCCGATTCCCCAGCGACTGTTGAGAAGCGGATGGCGATGGGGGTGCGCTTGCCGATGTTGGAGAAGACTTTGGCGGCGGTGTATTTGGTGATGTCGTGGGTGACTTCGAAGTAGCCGAAGGCTCCGGCCCCCTTGGCGTGGACGACGCGTTCGGGGATGCGCTCCCGGTCGAAGTGGGCGAGCTCTTCGATGAAGTTGTTGTCTTGGA of the Tribolium castaneum strain GA2 chromosome 1, icTriCast1.1, whole genome shotgun sequence genome contains:
- the Cat gene encoding catalase-like encodes the protein MSFVDKAANQLVDYKNNSKNDSAATTGHGTPIGEKDATLTVGPRGPILLQDNNFIEELAHFDRERIPERVVHAKGAGAFGYFEVTHDITKYTAAKVFSNIGKRTPIAIRFSTVAGESGSADTVRDPRGFAMKFYTEDGIWDLVGNNTPIFFIRDPILFPHFIHSQKRNPQTHLKDANMFWDFITLRPETTHQTMFVFSDRGIPDGFRHMNGYGSHTFKLVNAEGKAVYCKFHHKTDQGIRNLDVQKAAQLASTDPDYGLRDLYNAIANGNYPSWTTYIQVMTMEQAAACKFNPFDLTKVWPHGEYPLIPVGKFTLNRNPENYFAEVEQIAFSPAHMIPGIEPSPDKMLLGRLFSYGDTHRHRLGANYLQLPVNCPFKVRNYQRDGPQAINNQGGAPNYHPNSFNGPDGDSRAKALNVPFAVSGDANRYDSGDEDNYSQSRVFYQKTLDQGARDRLIANIVGNLKDAADFIQERAIRNFTQVDAGLGQKIAEGLKKQKRANL